From a single Prochlorococcus sp. MIT 0603 genomic region:
- the folD gene encoding bifunctional methylenetetrahydrofolate dehydrogenase/methenyltetrahydrofolate cyclohydrolase FolD, which produces MANILDGKKLAGELELRLKHEINQLTPKTGRPPGLAVIRVGDDPASAVYVSNKEKACKRIGLVSFVFHFSGNSSTEEILQKINILNEDKNIDGILLQLPLPKGIDEAPLLKAINPEKDVDGLNTLNLGRLIKGEKGPRSCTPAGIMALLRQNNILLEGKRVVVIGRSILVGKPMALMLQAANATVTVAHSRTVNLAKLTKEADVLVVATGKPQLIGAEHVSPGSVVIDVGIHRIPIESENPLESKFKLCGDIKVNEIKSKVKAFTPVPGGVGPMTVSMLLVNTVNQWQYHCGLSSTLSDLLF; this is translated from the coding sequence ATGGCAAATATTCTTGATGGTAAAAAACTCGCTGGAGAATTAGAGCTTAGGCTTAAGCATGAAATTAATCAATTAACTCCTAAAACTGGGAGGCCTCCAGGCTTGGCAGTTATTCGAGTTGGTGACGACCCAGCAAGTGCAGTTTATGTATCTAATAAAGAAAAGGCGTGCAAGAGGATAGGTTTAGTCAGTTTTGTGTTTCATTTCTCAGGCAATAGCTCTACTGAAGAAATTCTTCAAAAAATCAACATCTTGAATGAGGATAAAAATATAGATGGCATTTTATTGCAATTACCCTTACCTAAAGGGATTGATGAAGCACCTTTATTGAAAGCTATAAACCCTGAAAAGGATGTTGATGGACTTAATACTTTGAATTTAGGTAGATTAATTAAAGGAGAAAAAGGTCCTAGATCATGTACTCCAGCTGGTATAATGGCACTTCTTCGACAAAATAATATTCTTTTAGAGGGAAAAAGAGTGGTTGTTATTGGTAGGAGTATTCTTGTAGGGAAGCCAATGGCATTAATGCTACAAGCTGCTAATGCAACTGTTACTGTTGCTCATTCTAGAACTGTTAATTTAGCTAAATTGACTAAAGAAGCTGATGTATTAGTTGTGGCAACTGGAAAGCCGCAATTAATTGGAGCTGAGCATGTTTCTCCTGGCTCAGTTGTTATTGATGTTGGAATTCATAGGATTCCTATAGAATCCGAGAATCCATTAGAATCAAAATTTAAACTTTGCGGTGATATTAAAGTTAACGAAATTAAATCTAAAGTAAAAGCTTTTACGCCTGTTCCAGGAGGTGTAGGACCAATGACAGTTTCAATGCTTTTAGTAAATACTGTTAATCAATGGCAATACCATTGCGGTTTGTCATCTACCCTTAGTGATTTGCTCTTTTAA
- a CDS encoding HDIG domain-containing metalloprotein, with protein MGLTNPVQKIPSLKSIWRNWFVSQSPSRSLRQWSLGEKSLIVILAVLIAIVSSYKLLAVPDLKPGDLSTFEARAPKNANVIDSAALIQKKSDLLPSTSVQVIDKKASGKIKDQIIIQLNDLELLAKTNDSDRIGPINLTSQERLWLSNQSRKRWNVWTKEIISVSEKMLSQGLVKTLALDQLKESAFIQLSNFEDSSPAKSIGSKLISNTLQGKSNLKHDPGRSQQLLEELITKQGIPTIEVKKGDLITKKGEAITQKKYDVLDHFGLIRRRPRPTEWFWTFSEALVSCFILVMIMRKEKPFLKSKHALLALGLLLTAQLAKDWFGAAISPLQILVPPTLLLSQGIGPLSALGWMSITSLLWPVPVSGIGEGRLVVAAITASLVAFQGVQMRNRAQLLQIAVLLPFSALLLEWFLLKTQIAPSNSAWGKLAPNSETLITEVLVLGAMLMITILLLPLLENAFGLLTRARLLELADQERPLLRRLSREAPGTFEHTLMICSLAEEGARSIGADVDLIKTGGLYHDIGKLHAPKWFIENQGDEKNPHDELDNPYLSADILQAHVDEGLKLAKKHNLPSPIADFIPEHQGTLKMGFFLHKAREADSYVKEARFRYKGPRPRSKETAILMLADGCEASLRSLGPKSNELEATLTIRKIIKSRTLDGQLSNSDLSKAEIELIVYAFINVWKRMRHRRIKYPISNKKPFLVS; from the coding sequence ATGGGTCTTACAAATCCTGTGCAAAAAATTCCTAGTTTGAAAAGCATTTGGAGAAATTGGTTTGTTAGCCAGTCACCAAGCAGGTCTCTTAGACAATGGTCTTTAGGAGAAAAGTCTTTAATAGTAATTTTAGCTGTATTAATAGCAATTGTTTCGTCATACAAACTATTAGCTGTTCCTGACTTGAAACCTGGAGACTTATCAACTTTTGAAGCCAGAGCCCCTAAAAACGCAAATGTAATTGATAGCGCTGCCTTAATTCAAAAAAAATCTGATCTTCTTCCAAGTACTTCGGTACAAGTAATAGACAAGAAAGCTTCCGGCAAAATAAAGGACCAAATCATTATTCAACTTAACGACTTAGAGCTATTAGCCAAAACAAATGATTCAGACCGAATAGGTCCAATAAACCTAACCTCTCAAGAGAGACTATGGCTTAGCAATCAGTCAAGAAAAAGATGGAATGTCTGGACCAAAGAAATAATCAGCGTTTCTGAAAAAATGCTTAGCCAAGGTTTAGTAAAGACCTTGGCATTAGACCAATTGAAAGAATCAGCATTTATACAATTGTCAAACTTTGAAGATAGCAGTCCTGCAAAGAGTATTGGAAGCAAATTAATTTCAAATACATTACAAGGAAAAAGCAATCTCAAACATGACCCTGGTAGAAGTCAACAATTACTTGAAGAATTGATTACAAAACAGGGCATCCCAACAATTGAAGTAAAAAAAGGTGATCTAATCACCAAGAAAGGTGAGGCTATTACACAAAAGAAGTATGACGTTCTTGATCACTTTGGTCTGATAAGAAGAAGGCCTCGACCAACTGAATGGTTTTGGACCTTTAGTGAGGCTCTAGTGAGTTGCTTCATATTGGTAATGATCATGAGAAAAGAAAAGCCTTTTCTTAAATCCAAACATGCATTATTAGCACTTGGTTTATTACTTACCGCACAACTCGCAAAGGATTGGTTTGGTGCTGCCATTAGTCCTCTTCAAATACTGGTTCCACCAACTCTTCTACTCTCCCAAGGGATTGGTCCGTTAAGTGCTTTAGGCTGGATGTCTATTACAAGTCTCTTATGGCCTGTCCCTGTAAGTGGCATTGGGGAGGGAAGATTAGTGGTCGCTGCAATTACAGCCTCATTAGTTGCATTTCAAGGTGTTCAAATGAGAAACAGGGCGCAATTACTCCAAATAGCCGTATTACTACCATTTAGCGCACTCTTACTTGAATGGTTCTTATTAAAAACCCAAATAGCTCCTTCAAATAGCGCATGGGGGAAACTTGCTCCAAATTCCGAAACTCTGATAACTGAAGTATTGGTTCTTGGCGCAATGCTTATGATCACAATCTTACTTTTACCACTTCTGGAAAATGCTTTTGGGTTATTAACTAGAGCTCGTTTACTTGAACTAGCAGATCAAGAGAGACCATTGCTAAGAAGGCTCTCAAGGGAAGCGCCTGGAACATTTGAACATACATTAATGATATGTAGCTTGGCTGAAGAAGGAGCTAGAAGCATTGGAGCAGACGTAGATCTTATCAAGACAGGAGGTCTATATCATGATATTGGAAAACTTCATGCCCCAAAATGGTTTATAGAGAATCAAGGCGACGAAAAAAACCCTCACGATGAACTTGACAATCCATACTTAAGTGCAGATATTTTGCAGGCGCATGTTGATGAAGGCTTAAAACTTGCGAAGAAGCATAACCTCCCAAGCCCTATAGCTGATTTCATACCAGAACATCAAGGCACATTAAAAATGGGATTTTTTCTTCACAAAGCGCGTGAAGCAGATTCTTATGTTAAAGAAGCTCGTTTCAGATATAAAGGTCCAAGACCAAGATCAAAAGAAACGGCAATCCTAATGCTTGCAGATGGCTGCGAAGCATCATTGAGATCATTAGGTCCCAAATCCAATGAATTAGAAGCAACTTTAACTATTAGAAAGATTATTAAATCACGAACATTAGATGGTCAACTTTCTAATAGTGATCTTTCAAAAGCAGAGATTGAATTAATTGTTTATGCATTTATAAATGTATGGAAAAGGATGCGGCATAGAAGAATAAAATATCCTATTAGTAATAAAAAACCATTCCTAGTTTCCTAA